One Myxosarcina sp. GI1 genomic window carries:
- a CDS encoding alpha/beta fold hydrolase encodes MPTITTEDGTQIYYKDWGRGQPIVFSHGWPLSADDWDTQMMFFLNHGYRVIAHDRRGHGRSSQVSDGHDMNHYADDLAALTAHLDLKDAIHIGHSTGGGEVVRYIARHGESRVAKAVLISAVPPLMVRTSANPGGLPKEVFDNFQVQVATNRAQFYWDVPAGPFYGYNRPDTKASQGVIENWWRQGMMGGSKAHYDGIVAFSQTDFTEDLKKISVPTLIMHGDDDQIVPYENSGLLSAKLVKNSILKTYKGFPHGMPTTNADQIDADLLEFIQS; translated from the coding sequence ATGCCTACAATTACGACTGAAGACGGAACTCAAATCTATTACAAAGACTGGGGCAGAGGGCAGCCCATCGTTTTTTCGCACGGTTGGCCTCTGTCTGCTGACGACTGGGACACTCAAATGATGTTCTTCTTAAATCACGGTTATCGAGTTATTGCCCACGATCGGCGAGGTCACGGACGATCGAGCCAAGTCAGTGACGGACATGACATGAATCACTACGCCGACGATCTTGCTGCGCTTACCGCGCATCTCGATCTAAAGGATGCTATCCATATTGGTCACTCGACCGGTGGTGGAGAGGTCGTCCGTTACATAGCACGTCACGGCGAAAGTCGTGTCGCCAAAGCGGTACTCATTAGTGCAGTGCCGCCACTAATGGTAAGAACTTCAGCAAATCCTGGCGGTCTGCCCAAAGAAGTATTCGATAACTTCCAAGTGCAGGTAGCCACCAATCGGGCACAATTTTATTGGGATGTGCCAGCCGGTCCTTTTTACGGTTATAACCGACCAGATACAAAAGCATCCCAAGGTGTGATTGAGAATTGGTGGCGACAAGGCATGATGGGCGGGAGTAAGGCTCACTATGATGGCATCGTGGCTTTTTCCCAAACCGACTTTACGGAGGATCTGAAGAAAATCTCGGTGCCGACTCTGATCATGCATGGCGATGATGACCAAATCGTCCCTTATGAAAACTCTGGACTGCTGAGTGCTAAGTTGGTGAAGAACTCAATACTTAAAACTTACAAAGGATTCCCACACGGCATGCCGACAACGAACGCAGACCAGATCGATGCCGATCTTCTGGAATTTATTCAATCGTAA
- a CDS encoding response regulator codes for MIGILIVDPQKSVRARLEEIINSTADFQLIGTAEDGFGAIAKVDALRPDIVLLNIEMPQLDGLTITRIIAQECKQTKIIVFSSHNNEEYIAKSIAAGATGYLLKGTSDEEIQQAIRFVHKGCTHIGAGLFETLPLERKTTLLSASSISEAIVNSSQTSVAVLERSPAAVSPVRTNTTPEPNKNKWSALAWLIIALSLTTGIYLMRQWLRKPLPALSLSEQTATFADTKFTGKIQPAKTFKIAAIAPAVVDEIYVQIGEEVEASQPLMVLKNAEAEAQMKQILQERQLANQQQQGVIQQQQNIKQRIYELEQQIGSLKYNLAPLRTKIAEANLEVSLAQSQADKLPLRQRQDSVARTKALYERALARFNRWNTLNKQGAISQEQLEQALADLKVAKIDFETAQAAAEAGAKLEQNQKQLSLLQEKLAVKEQEEQIAQLEKQLQAARLEERQASEKLTLLRQQATQLKEHQIPEANKTITATEAGIVAELPVTSGDRIFTGNPLVSLAKLERLKVEVPVSGRLINALTPKQQVAIQIGEGVTAQKFEGTIATVNPLPAENLNYLVEVEFDNLSNALLIGQLAKVQFLPQEIAGGN; via the coding sequence ATGATTGGTATTTTAATAGTAGACCCACAAAAAAGCGTTCGCGCCAGACTTGAAGAAATAATTAACTCTACTGCCGATTTTCAGTTAATCGGTACCGCTGAAGATGGGTTTGGTGCGATCGCCAAAGTAGACGCATTACGACCAGATATCGTGCTGCTGAATATTGAAATGCCCCAACTTGACGGTCTGACGATTACCAGAATTATCGCTCAGGAATGCAAACAGACCAAAATTATAGTATTTAGCAGCCATAACAATGAAGAATATATTGCTAAGTCTATAGCTGCTGGTGCGACAGGATATTTACTTAAGGGAACTTCCGACGAAGAAATACAGCAAGCAATTCGCTTTGTGCATAAAGGATGTACTCATATTGGCGCTGGTTTATTTGAAACGCTGCCTCTAGAGCGAAAAACGACATTACTAAGTGCATCATCAATCAGTGAAGCGATTGTCAATTCTTCGCAAACTTCCGTAGCTGTTCTGGAGCGATCGCCAGCAGCAGTAAGTCCAGTTCGGACAAATACTACTCCCGAACCGAACAAAAATAAATGGTCGGCATTGGCTTGGTTAATAATTGCTTTGAGTCTGACTACGGGGATTTATTTAATGCGTCAGTGGTTGCGTAAACCGCTACCCGCTCTTAGTTTGTCGGAACAAACAGCTACTTTTGCCGATACCAAGTTTACGGGCAAAATACAACCAGCTAAAACCTTTAAAATAGCTGCGATCGCGCCAGCAGTAGTAGATGAAATTTACGTTCAGATTGGCGAAGAAGTAGAAGCGAGTCAACCTTTAATGGTTTTAAAAAATGCTGAAGCTGAAGCCCAGATGAAACAAATTCTACAAGAGAGACAATTAGCCAATCAGCAACAGCAAGGGGTAATTCAGCAGCAACAAAATATCAAACAGCGAATTTACGAACTAGAACAACAAATCGGAAGTCTCAAATATAATTTAGCTCCTTTACGCACTAAAATTGCCGAGGCAAACTTAGAGGTATCCCTGGCTCAAAGTCAAGCAGATAAACTACCATTGCGTCAGCGTCAAGATTCGGTAGCTAGGACTAAAGCACTGTATGAAAGGGCTTTGGCACGTTTCAATCGCTGGAATACCCTCAATAAACAGGGGGCAATTTCTCAAGAACAACTCGAACAAGCACTTGCTGATTTAAAAGTAGCCAAAATCGATTTTGAAACGGCACAAGCAGCAGCAGAAGCAGGGGCAAAACTCGAACAAAACCAGAAACAACTATCTCTCTTACAAGAAAAACTAGCTGTTAAAGAACAGGAAGAACAAATAGCCCAACTAGAAAAACAGCTTCAAGCCGCTCGCTTAGAAGAACGTCAGGCAAGCGAGAAATTAACTCTGTTGCGCCAACAAGCCACTCAACTAAAAGAGCATCAAATCCCCGAAGCAAACAAGACCATTACTGCCACCGAAGCGGGAATTGTTGCCGAACTGCCAGTAACTTCAGGCGATCGCATCTTTACGGGCAATCCTCTGGTTAGCTTGGCAAAGTTAGAACGCTTGAAAGTAGAAGTTCCTGTAAGCGGGCGTTTGATAAATGCCTTAACTCCCAAACAGCAGGTAGCGATCCAAATTGGCGAAGGAGTGACAGCACAAAAATTTGAGGGTACAATCGCGACTGTTAATCCCCTACCTGCTGAAAATTTGAATTATTTAGTAGAAGTTGAATTTGACAATTTATCTAATGCCTTGTTAATTGGTCAATTGGCTAAAGTCCAGTTTTTACCTCAAGAAATTGCTGGAGGCAATTAA
- a CDS encoding Hsp20/alpha crystallin family protein has translation MKIVRLSPFEQMDSLRRQIDRVFDDIDRAGYENYSTWTPAIELLDDSNNLILRVQLAGLDGNDIDIQVTRSSVTISGERHRLEAKSSRYLHSEFNYGKFQRQISLPVPIVNSEATANYEAGMLTLTLPKAEEAKQRVVKVSLGDEARANNSLPETEAIVEEAAANA, from the coding sequence ATGAAAATCGTGCGCTTATCACCCTTTGAACAAATGGATTCATTGCGTCGGCAGATCGATCGAGTCTTTGATGATATCGATCGCGCTGGTTACGAGAACTACTCCACTTGGACTCCTGCAATCGAACTTTTAGATGACTCTAATAATTTAATCTTGCGAGTGCAGCTTGCTGGTTTGGACGGCAATGATATCGATATCCAAGTTACTAGAAGCTCTGTCACTATTTCTGGAGAACGCCATCGCTTAGAAGCAAAATCATCACGATACTTGCATTCGGAATTTAATTATGGCAAGTTCCAGCGACAGATTTCTTTACCCGTACCTATAGTTAACAGTGAAGCGACTGCTAATTATGAAGCAGGTATGCTTACTCTAACCTTACCCAAAGCAGAAGAAGCAAAACAGCGAGTGGTAAAAGTTAGTTTAGGTGATGAGGCAAGAGCCAATAATTCTCTACCAGAAACAGAAGCAATAGTAGAAGAAGCAGCAGCCAACGCCTAA
- a CDS encoding alkene reductase translates to MLISKKTGLFTPIRLGSLELPNRIIMSPLTRLRATPDCVPTLLMAEYYTQRATAGLIITEGTHPSLMGRGYTTSPGLHNKEQVAGWRKVTDAVHAAGGRIFVQLMHAGRVTHSSLLPNCARPIAPSAIPVVSEQVRIWDGKVPFETPRPLELDEIPLIVEEYRRSAELSIEAGFDGVELHAATGYLPNQFQVTGSNHRTDAYGGTLENRTRFTLEVVEALCSVRGADRVGVKIAPGFTVNDTFDDDPAETYIYVAKALNPFKLAYLHVGYERGYTRGTAPNFNPIDLLRSVYQGTLLAVGGFDRQQGDEAIRSGRADAIVFGRSFISNPDLVERLRLDVPLTEADLSTFYGGSEFGYTDYPNYLSK, encoded by the coding sequence ATGCTAATTTCAAAAAAAACAGGACTATTCACACCCATCAGACTTGGTTCCTTAGAGCTTCCCAATCGGATTATCATGTCTCCGCTGACTCGTCTCAGGGCTACTCCAGACTGTGTTCCTACGCTGTTAATGGCTGAATACTACACTCAGCGTGCCACAGCAGGACTCATTATTACAGAAGGAACCCATCCGAGTCTAATGGGACGAGGGTACACAACCTCTCCTGGACTGCATAACAAGGAGCAGGTTGCAGGTTGGCGAAAAGTGACAGATGCGGTTCATGCTGCTGGAGGACGGATATTCGTGCAGCTGATGCACGCTGGACGGGTGACACACTCATCACTTTTACCCAATTGTGCCCGCCCGATCGCACCTTCGGCTATTCCAGTGGTGTCAGAACAAGTCCGCATTTGGGACGGCAAAGTCCCGTTCGAGACACCTCGTCCATTAGAGTTGGACGAAATTCCCCTAATAGTAGAAGAATATCGCAGATCTGCGGAACTGTCGATTGAGGCAGGTTTTGATGGCGTGGAACTTCATGCCGCAACTGGATATCTACCAAACCAGTTTCAAGTCACAGGCTCCAATCATCGCACGGATGCCTATGGCGGCACCTTGGAGAATCGAACTCGCTTTACCCTTGAAGTGGTCGAAGCTTTATGTAGCGTTCGGGGAGCAGATCGGGTTGGGGTAAAAATTGCCCCTGGTTTTACAGTCAATGACACATTCGATGACGATCCTGCCGAAACTTACATCTATGTCGCCAAGGCACTCAATCCATTTAAGTTGGCATACTTACACGTTGGGTATGAACGAGGTTACACCAGAGGTACTGCGCCGAACTTCAATCCCATCGATCTCCTGCGTTCTGTTTACCAGGGAACGCTGCTGGCTGTAGGTGGATTTGACCGTCAGCAAGGCGATGAAGCCATCAGAAGCGGACGGGCGGATGCCATCGTTTTCGGGCGATCGTTTATTTCTAACCCCGACTTGGTAGAACGGCTACGGCTCGATGTTCCGTTAACTGAAGCCGATCTGAGCACTTTCTATGGCGGTAGCGAGTTCGGCTACACAGATTATCCAAATTACCTTAGTAAATAA
- a CDS encoding NADPH-dependent oxidoreductase has protein sequence MHLLNPTDLIRERYGSNVFNPEHLWNETLATLLSHRSVRAYLPDELPPQTLETLIAAAQSAATSSNLQTWSVVAVQDPSRKNTLAQLAGNQAHIRQCPLFLVWLADLARLDYLAAQQGMTSDGLNYLEMFVTAVIDAALAAQNATIAAESLELGTVYIGGIRNQPKQVAETLQLPPHLFAVFGMCVGYPDLANLAAVKPRLPQAAVLHYETYDLTQQEAAIARYNEVMQQFYASQQMNVSGDWVEHSLKRVATVQSLGGRDRLREVLRQLGFSLL, from the coding sequence ATGCATCTACTCAACCCAACCGATCTAATTCGAGAACGCTATGGCAGCAACGTCTTCAATCCAGAACACCTCTGGAATGAAACCCTAGCAACACTACTGTCTCACCGCTCGGTGCGTGCCTATCTACCCGACGAACTACCGCCTCAAACCTTAGAAACTCTGATTGCGGCAGCCCAATCAGCAGCAACATCCTCTAATCTGCAAACCTGGAGCGTCGTAGCCGTCCAAGATCCGTCTCGAAAAAACACCTTGGCTCAACTTGCTGGTAACCAGGCACACATCCGTCAGTGTCCTTTGTTTCTCGTTTGGTTAGCCGATCTAGCTCGACTGGATTACCTTGCCGCTCAGCAAGGGATGACCTCTGACGGCTTGAATTACCTGGAAATGTTTGTCACTGCCGTCATTGATGCGGCTTTAGCGGCACAAAATGCCACGATCGCCGCCGAGTCGTTAGAATTGGGCACGGTCTATATTGGTGGCATTCGCAACCAGCCGAAACAAGTAGCCGAAACACTTCAGCTACCGCCCCATCTATTTGCGGTTTTTGGCATGTGTGTCGGCTATCCCGATCTGGCAAACTTAGCAGCAGTTAAGCCCCGATTACCGCAAGCGGCTGTACTTCATTACGAAACGTACGATCTTACTCAGCAAGAAGCGGCAATCGCTCGGTATAACGAGGTAATGCAGCAGTTCTATGCGTCTCAGCAGATGAATGTTTCTGGAGATTGGGTAGAGCATTCCCTGAAGCGAGTCGCAACAGTACAGTCATTGGGTGGACGCGATCGGTTGAGAGAAGTTTTACGTCAACTTGGATTTTCACTGCTGTGA
- a CDS encoding zinc-binding alcohol dehydrogenase family protein has product MLSVRINHFGSPSELQLEELPKPSVSRNEVLVKIHAAGINPGDVKNVAGTMLHTSLPRTPGRDFAGIMVEGSDSLLGKEVWGTGGDIGFIRDGTHAEYILLPQTAVCAKPSNLSMEHAGSIGVTYVTAWLCLNAVQLKADETVLVVGATGGVGSAAIQIAKWQGARVLGTVRRESDRHLARQSNPDVILNLDGELDKIVLVATNGEGVNVVVDTVGGAMVEPCLKSLSHRGRLVEISAPAKERRISFDAIDFYHRESRLIGVDSRSLDSSACAQILTTITPGFETDALHPIGELHSYPLQSVATAYEQVLNRRMSGRVLLTPQFG; this is encoded by the coding sequence ATGCTATCTGTCCGAATCAATCATTTTGGTTCACCTTCAGAATTACAGCTTGAGGAGCTACCAAAGCCTTCAGTATCCAGAAATGAAGTCTTGGTAAAGATTCACGCTGCAGGGATTAACCCTGGTGATGTCAAAAATGTAGCTGGTACGATGCTACATACAAGCCTGCCTCGCACGCCAGGACGCGATTTTGCGGGAATTATGGTAGAGGGGTCCGACTCTCTTCTGGGCAAAGAAGTCTGGGGAACGGGAGGCGATATCGGATTTATCCGCGACGGGACTCATGCTGAGTACATTCTTTTACCACAAACTGCAGTTTGTGCGAAACCTAGTAACTTATCGATGGAGCATGCAGGCTCGATTGGAGTTACTTACGTTACCGCCTGGTTATGTCTAAATGCAGTCCAGTTGAAGGCTGATGAAACTGTGCTAGTGGTTGGGGCAACAGGCGGAGTGGGCAGTGCTGCCATCCAAATTGCTAAGTGGCAGGGAGCGCGAGTCTTGGGAACAGTAAGACGAGAAAGCGATCGTCATCTAGCTCGACAATCTAATCCCGATGTTATTCTCAATCTAGATGGAGAACTAGACAAAATTGTTTTGGTCGCCACTAATGGCGAAGGTGTCAATGTTGTCGTAGATACGGTAGGCGGAGCAATGGTCGAACCATGTCTCAAATCCCTCAGTCATCGAGGGCGGCTAGTGGAAATTAGTGCTCCTGCTAAAGAACGACGTATTAGCTTTGACGCGATCGACTTTTATCACCGAGAGTCGCGTTTAATTGGTGTGGACAGTCGATCTCTCGATAGCTCGGCTTGTGCTCAAATCTTAACAACCATAACACCAGGCTTTGAGACTGATGCCTTACATCCAATTGGCGAACTGCACTCCTACCCTCTGCAAAGTGTTGCTACCGCGTACGAGCAAGTGCTCAACCGTAGAATGTCTGGTCGGGTATTACTCACACCTCAGTTTGGGTAA
- the pelF gene encoding GT4 family glycosyltransferase PelF, with amino-acid sequence MARPLVLLTTEGTYPFAKGGVSTWCHVLTHQLPEVDFKLLSIVANPYLKRHYELSSNVLEVIKIPLWGTDDPVEYSWRFPFSLALKSKLDNSDRIIKTRFMPLFETWLRAVLFDELKPEKLGYLLLAIHEYFLQYDYHQTMSSVLVWSTFRYLATSYCQKQNLIGVTLAELTEAMRLVYRLLIPIQVPVPETDITHSSAAAFCGLPCVIAKLQRNTPYLLTEHGINIREQYLNLNHSIPSLFVRKFLYCLMGAVVKLNFHFADRIAPVCEYNARWERWWGVPPEKIKVIYNGADPDKFHPTPPVKKERPQVMNMGLIFPLKGQLDLIEAAAVVREQVPNVEFRFYGKPSDEAYFAKCQESVRKHNLEETINFAGFTSEPWRAYSEADVVAMASISEGFPFAVIEAMLSGATIVSTDVGGVREAIADTGLLVRAGRPQQLAEAILKLLLLSPEERSQYGKKALERSLKLFTQKTFLAEHLSVYRHLNNK; translated from the coding sequence GTGGCTCGTCCTCTGGTACTGTTGACCACCGAAGGAACTTATCCTTTTGCTAAGGGTGGGGTCAGTACCTGGTGTCACGTGCTAACCCATCAGCTACCAGAGGTAGATTTTAAGCTATTGTCGATTGTTGCCAATCCCTACCTCAAAAGACATTATGAATTATCTTCCAATGTACTAGAAGTTATCAAAATACCGTTGTGGGGAACAGACGATCCTGTTGAATATAGCTGGCGTTTCCCTTTTTCTCTAGCACTTAAAAGCAAGCTCGACAATAGCGATCGCATAATTAAAACCAGATTTATGCCTTTGTTTGAGACTTGGCTACGGGCGGTGTTGTTTGACGAGTTAAAGCCAGAAAAGTTAGGTTACTTGCTGTTGGCGATCCATGAATACTTTCTGCAATACGACTATCACCAAACTATGAGTTCGGTGCTGGTTTGGTCGACTTTTCGTTATCTAGCCACTAGTTATTGTCAAAAGCAGAATTTAATCGGAGTTACTCTAGCCGAATTAACAGAAGCGATGCGCCTGGTGTATCGGTTACTCATTCCTATTCAGGTACCCGTTCCCGAAACCGACATTACTCATTCTTCAGCAGCAGCTTTTTGTGGTTTGCCCTGCGTCATCGCCAAACTACAGCGAAATACGCCCTATTTACTGACAGAACACGGCATCAATATTCGCGAACAGTATTTAAATCTCAACCACAGCATTCCTTCTTTGTTCGTCCGTAAATTTTTATATTGTCTGATGGGTGCAGTAGTCAAACTCAACTTTCACTTTGCCGATCGCATCGCGCCCGTATGTGAATATAATGCCCGTTGGGAGCGTTGGTGGGGAGTACCGCCCGAGAAAATCAAAGTTATTTACAATGGTGCCGATCCCGACAAGTTTCATCCTACACCGCCAGTAAAAAAGGAACGCCCGCAGGTAATGAACATGGGCTTGATCTTTCCTCTCAAAGGACAGCTAGACTTAATCGAAGCGGCAGCAGTTGTACGAGAGCAAGTTCCCAATGTAGAGTTTCGCTTCTATGGCAAACCTTCTGATGAGGCATACTTTGCCAAATGCCAAGAAAGCGTTCGCAAACATAACTTAGAAGAAACTATTAATTTTGCAGGTTTTACCAGCGAACCCTGGCGAGCCTATAGTGAAGCCGATGTGGTAGCAATGGCAAGTATTTCTGAGGGTTTTCCCTTTGCGGTAATTGAAGCTATGCTGTCTGGTGCGACCATTGTTTCAACCGATGTGGGAGGTGTGAGAGAAGCGATCGCCGATACGGGCTTATTAGTTCGTGCTGGTCGTCCCCAACAGTTAGCCGAAGCAATTCTCAAGTTACTGTTACTATCCCCAGAAGAAAGAAGTCAGTACGGCAAAAAAGCTTTGGAGCGTTCTTTAAAATTATTTACTCAGAAAACCTTTTTAGCAGAACATTTAAGTGTCTATCGTCATTTGAATAATAAATAA
- a CDS encoding pirin family protein has translation MSSIIQLLAPHIKDLGGFNARRSLPHDERMMIGSFIFFDHLGPAVFPPGKGVDVRPHPHINLATVTYLFEGALLHRDSLGSIREIQPGAVNWMSAGSGIVHSERSPQSERNRESTLHAIQTWVALPEAEEESEPWFRHYPSADIPTWTENGVDITLIAGESKGKISPVEILSPTIYLDLVFTSKGKFMLSAECSERAIYSITPGIVVDGQQLEQHQMAVLAPDSEVEITAKSNARCMVIGGEPVGKRHKWWNFVSSRPERIERAKQDWQSGKFPQVPQETEFIPLPEEEIARPQPLS, from the coding sequence ATGTCTAGCATTATTCAACTACTTGCTCCCCACATTAAAGATTTAGGAGGATTTAATGCTCGTCGCAGCTTGCCTCATGACGAAAGGATGATGATTGGTTCATTTATTTTCTTCGACCATTTGGGTCCTGCTGTTTTTCCTCCAGGTAAAGGAGTTGACGTGCGCCCTCATCCTCATATCAATTTAGCAACAGTTACTTATCTTTTCGAGGGTGCATTATTGCATCGCGATAGTCTTGGCAGCATTCGTGAAATACAACCTGGTGCAGTTAATTGGATGAGTGCGGGTTCTGGTATCGTTCATTCAGAAAGAAGTCCTCAAAGCGAACGCAACAGAGAAAGTACACTCCATGCCATACAAACTTGGGTAGCCTTACCAGAAGCCGAGGAAGAGAGCGAACCCTGGTTTCGTCATTATCCTAGTGCTGATATTCCGACATGGACGGAGAATGGAGTAGATATCACTCTTATTGCAGGAGAATCTAAAGGCAAAATTTCTCCCGTTGAAATTCTGTCTCCTACTATTTATCTCGATTTGGTTTTTACTTCAAAAGGTAAATTTATGCTTTCTGCCGAGTGCAGCGAACGAGCTATTTACAGCATTACACCAGGAATCGTTGTTGATGGGCAACAGCTAGAACAACACCAAATGGCAGTTCTTGCGCCTGATAGTGAGGTTGAGATAACTGCAAAGTCAAATGCTCGGTGTATGGTTATTGGTGGCGAACCTGTCGGAAAACGCCATAAATGGTGGAATTTTGTCTCCAGCCGCCCAGAAAGAATCGAACGAGCCAAGCAAGATTGGCAATCGGGCAAATTTCCTCAAGTTCCACAAGAAACCGAATTTATTCCTCTTCCTGAAGAAGAAATTGCCAGACCACAACCTCTAAGTTAA
- a CDS encoding pirin family protein: MNTEQKTHLIHDRNSRGKTLTGWLDSRHTFSFGGFYDPNRMGFRTLRVINEDRVIPGAGFGTHSHRDMEILTYVLSGEIAHKDNLGNGEIIKPGDAQIMSAGTGITHSEFNPSQSKPVHLLQIWILPDRQGIKPRYEQRSFSPVEKQGKLRLIAAPDGRNGAVTIYQDVEIYVAQLELGQPLNYLVKPERYAWVQVTQGNLTINDEILKAGDGVQISGAENLIFHTDIGAEILLFDLA; this comes from the coding sequence ATGAATACAGAGCAGAAAACTCACCTAATTCACGATCGAAATTCACGAGGTAAGACCTTGACTGGCTGGTTAGATAGCCGTCATACATTTTCATTCGGTGGGTTTTACGATCCGAATCGAATGGGCTTTCGCACTCTCCGAGTAATTAACGAGGATCGCGTTATTCCAGGAGCGGGGTTTGGCACTCACAGCCATCGAGATATGGAGATCTTGACCTACGTACTGAGCGGAGAAATCGCACATAAAGACAATTTGGGCAACGGAGAAATCATCAAGCCTGGTGATGCTCAAATTATGAGTGCGGGAACGGGCATTACCCATAGCGAATTCAATCCTTCGCAGTCCAAACCAGTTCACTTATTGCAGATTTGGATTCTACCCGATCGCCAAGGAATTAAGCCACGCTACGAGCAACGTAGTTTTTCTCCAGTAGAGAAGCAGGGTAAGTTGCGACTCATTGCCGCACCCGATGGACGGAATGGAGCAGTAACAATTTATCAAGATGTCGAAATCTATGTAGCCCAGCTCGAACTCGGTCAACCCCTCAATTATCTGGTAAAACCCGAACGGTATGCCTGGGTGCAAGTGACACAGGGCAATCTCACCATAAACGATGAAATTCTCAAAGCAGGAGACGGGGTACAAATTAGTGGTGCAGAAAATCTAATATTTCACACAGATATTGGAGCAGAGATCTTACTCTTCGATTTAGCTTAA
- a CDS encoding ubiquitin carboxyl-terminal hydrolase 14, which produces MNKSCTHLDLIHAVTPSANGCKDCLAIGDRWVHLRLCLTCGHVGCCDSSKNKHATKHFQATQHPIVESFEPGEDWRWCYIDNTFV; this is translated from the coding sequence ATGAATAAATCCTGCACTCATCTCGATCTAATCCATGCCGTAACACCAAGTGCCAATGGCTGTAAAGACTGTTTGGCAATAGGCGATCGCTGGGTTCATCTACGCCTTTGCCTGACTTGCGGTCACGTAGGATGCTGTGATTCTTCCAAAAACAAACATGCAACAAAGCATTTTCAGGCTACCCAGCATCCCATCGTCGAGTCGTTTGAACCTGGCGAGGATTGGCGTTGGTGCTATATCGACAATACGTTCGTTTGA
- a CDS encoding histidine phosphatase family protein has protein sequence MSLTIFFLRHGETTASRSGTYCGTTNIELTQQGLQMAEDFAEAYRSLPWQAAYVSPMYRTVSTAKPLCKAIGIEMQLREGLKEIAYGKWEGLAPERVAREFHDDYLRWLSDPGWNAPTEGEKGIEIARRSSLVLEEIEQNHPTGNVLVVSHKATIRIILCSLLGIDIGRFRDRIGIPVASISIVEFGIRGPLVQIMGDRSHLRLTLRQRQGH, from the coding sequence ATGAGTCTTACTATCTTTTTTCTGCGTCACGGAGAAACAACCGCCAGCCGCTCTGGAACTTATTGCGGTACTACAAATATTGAATTGACCCAACAAGGATTACAAATGGCAGAGGATTTTGCCGAGGCTTATCGCTCTTTGCCCTGGCAGGCAGCTTATGTTAGTCCTATGTATCGAACGGTGAGTACTGCTAAACCCCTGTGTAAAGCTATAGGGATTGAAATGCAGCTACGAGAAGGCTTAAAAGAAATTGCTTATGGAAAATGGGAAGGGTTAGCTCCCGAACGAGTAGCAAGAGAATTTCACGATGATTATTTACGTTGGTTATCCGACCCTGGTTGGAACGCACCAACTGAAGGTGAAAAAGGAATTGAGATCGCACGCCGCAGTTCTTTGGTTCTAGAAGAAATCGAACAAAACCATCCTACGGGAAATGTTCTAGTAGTTTCTCATAAAGCGACAATTAGAATTATACTTTGTTCTTTATTGGGCATAGACATCGGGCGTTTTCGCGATCGTATTGGTATTCCTGTAGCTTCAATTAGTATTGTCGAATTTGGCATTCGAGGTCCTTTAGTGCAAATCATGGGCGATCGCTCACATCTAAGATTGACTTTACGCCAAAGACAGGGACATTAA
- a CDS encoding DUF5335 family protein, translating to MRNCIMASNIEINKSIPHERWGEFFDQFSNGNRGRHISIEIISSEFGDEELIRDAPLMAIVYDRPGKGNALVIEVGKNEVSYAHTIDAPTEVLIGQSSTGQIAALWIDDAGGTKTLIKLQAS from the coding sequence ATGAGGAATTGCATTATGGCTAGCAATATTGAAATAAACAAATCTATACCGCACGAGCGATGGGGCGAATTTTTTGACCAATTTTCTAATGGTAATCGAGGTCGACATATCTCGATTGAAATCATTAGTTCAGAATTTGGTGACGAAGAATTGATTCGGGACGCACCATTAATGGCAATTGTTTACGATCGCCCAGGTAAAGGTAACGCTCTGGTGATTGAGGTGGGTAAAAATGAAGTGTCTTACGCCCACACAATCGATGCACCCACTGAAGTTTTAATAGGACAAAGTTCAACTGGTCAAATCGCAGCACTCTGGATCGATGACGCTGGTGGGACAAAAACGTTAATCAAGCTACAAGCGAGTTGA